The Lacticaseibacillus rhamnosus DNA window AGGATCTGTTGGTTGATGTCGACTTGCATCTTGACCATGCCAAATCATTTGATGCGATCAAAGAAGCAATCGACGCCGGCTATTCGTCAGTGATGTTTGACGGATCAGCCCTTCCATTTAAAGAAAACATGGAACGGGCGCGACGAGTTGCCGATTATGCCCATGAACATGGCGTCTCACTCGAATGCGAAATCGGGACGATCGGTGGCACCGAAGAAGGCGTGACGGTTAAGGAAGGACGCTACACAGACCCCCAACAAGCGCTTGAATTCTTGGAACATGTTGATGTTGAAGCATTGGCTGTCGGCGTGGGCACACACCACGGCCAGTTCAAGTCAAAGACGAAATTGAATTGGCCATTAATTGAAGAACTCCATCAGGTCATCAGCAAGCCCATGGTCATTCATGGTGGCACCGGCGTTAATGAAGACGACTACCATCGTTTGACCGAAAATGGCTTCCGCAAGTTCAACGTTGGTACGGAATTACTCGTTGGCTGGACGCGGAAGGCCAAAAAAATGTTTGGCCAGACAGAAGTGAACACATCATTACGTAACAACATTGTTCCTTGTAATGATGTCGTCTACGATATTGTCAAACACAAGATCAGCCTATTCTTGAACAAAGAAGCAGCCGTACCGGTCAAGGCTTAAGCTGGAGATGAGGGATGGATGACAACTGAGCAGCAACACGTATTAGTCCTGCTGGCTGGTGCACCGGGAACAGGCAAGACTTACACCGCCGCCAAAATCATGCAGGCAATTCACGGCTTTGTCTCTTTACCACTCGACTTGTTTAAGGAACATCTTTATGATGAGCTGGGTTTCGATAACCTTCGCGAAAAGCAGATGCTTGATGCCGAAGCCAGAGCGCGTTACTATCGCGGTATTGATATTTTGATGGCGGAAGGCAAGATGATTTTGGGGGACTATCCG harbors:
- a CDS encoding class II fructose-bisphosphate aldolase — translated: MYKNLKQLMDEAQALDYTVGAFNAHNLEMVPPMITAAKDAGSPIIIQTSVATAEYVGMKNFVAVCKSMAEDLLVDVDLHLDHAKSFDAIKEAIDAGYSSVMFDGSALPFKENMERARRVADYAHEHGVSLECEIGTIGGTEEGVTVKEGRYTDPQQALEFLEHVDVEALAVGVGTHHGQFKSKTKLNWPLIEELHQVISKPMVIHGGTGVNEDDYHRLTENGFRKFNVGTELLVGWTRKAKKMFGQTEVNTSLRNNIVPCNDVVYDIVKHKISLFLNKEAAVPVKA